The nucleotide sequence cacctctcattcttctgaactccaatgagtataggcccaacctgctccacttttcttcataaatcaaccccttcatctctggaatcaaccgtgaaccttctctgaactgcctccaatccaagtatatccctcctaaaataaagagaccaaaactgtaatttttctccatttaaataataatttgcatttttatattttctgccaaagtgcataacctcacactttccaacattatattccatttgtcaaatttttgcccactcacttagcctgtctatatccctttgcagattttttgtgtcctcctcacaacttgctttcccacccatctttgtatcatcagcaaacttggctgcattacactcggtcccttcatctaaatcattaatatagagtgtaaatggttgaggacccagcaccgattcctgtggtaccccactagttactgtttgtcaactggaaaatgacccatttatctcgactctctgttttctgttagttagccaatcctctatccatgctaatatattacccctaatcccgagagctcttgtcttgtgcaaatacacgacatctactggttcccccttatccaccctgctcattacatcctcaaagaactccagcaaatttgtcaaacatgatttccctttcataaaaccatgctgactgactctgcttgactaaattatgcttttccaaatgtcctgctactgcttccttaataatggattccagcaatttccccaacgacagatgttggactaactggtctatagtttcctactttctgtctgccaccttttttttttaaatagggcagttacatttgtggttttccaatccactgggacctccccagaatccagggaattttggtagattacaccaatgcatccattatctttgcagccacttcttttaacaccctaggatgcaaaccatcaggtccaggcgacttgtccacctttagtcccattattttactgagtactactactttaggcaCTTCATAGCAGTGttcgcaaacaaaatttgacattaagccacataagaaaatattaggacagatgaccaaaggcttggtcaaagaggtagattttaaggagtgtcttaaaggatgagacacaggtagagagagaggttaagggagggaattccagagcttagggtctaggcagctgaagacacggctgtcaatggtggaaTGAAATAAATTGAGgctacacaagaggccagagttggaggagtgcagagatctaggaTGGTTGTAATGctgggaggagattaaagagatagggatgggcgagggcACCAACATTTAACAGGAGCTGACTTTTTAATGTTTTCTTGAGAAAACAGAGACCATGTTACAGAATAAAGCTGCGATGACTGCTGCCGACATGATGGGACAGAAATTAAGTGATGGGGTTAGGAAAACAAGAAGCAAAGTGATGATACAGGAGGGGAacactttaaaaaaataaataaagagatgTACTTGCAGAGGGGATGTGCAGGCCAGGTCTATATGCAGAGCAAGACACACTGTGAACTGAGCCTGAATGGAATGACCTTGGAATGCTCAAGCAACGTGCGCATACACACACCTAGGTTTTCTGCTCCAAGCATTAACAGCATAGTTCAAGTGGTTGGGAGCAGGAAAAGGGCAAAAGTTCTGCCCAGTGAACTCTGCCAGCTTTGTGCCATGGTGTAGTTTCCAGGGATTGGGTGCCCATCTGAAAAAGGCAGGCATTAATGTGGGGGCAGGTCTTACTGGCTTCCCCACCATGTCTCAAAATCTTGGAATGCAAGATGGCCAATGTAAAATGCACTCGAAAAGGACACATATTTTTCTCGCTGGCACATGTCATCAAATGTGACGGTTGctaaaagcatttttttttaaactttgctgTTATTGAAGGCTGCCGGTCTCGGAGACATCAGCACCTAATACAGGTTGATACTGTTGGTACAGTACCGaggaaatgctgcattgtcagaggtgctttcATTTTGATGAGATATTAAGAGGTCCTACCTGCCTGTTTGAGTGGTTCTGGTACATGTTAACGATCCCATGGAACCATATGAAGTCGTCCAGGAAATTCTCCAAATGTCTTCAGCAATTCTGCTACAATCTCAActaacagattaactggttattcgtctaagttgctgtttgtgggaccgtgtAGTGTGAAGTTGGCTGCCATTTTACCCACATAACACTGTCTGCATTTCAAAACGTAATTCCTAGGATGTGAGGTGTTTTTTGATGTCCTCGGGGATAGGATAAGGCATTACAAAAAATGAAAATTCTTCTTTTCCTTATTGCAATCACTTTTTGTAGTTTTATTAGTTCAACAAACATTTGTTCTATCATTCCAGAGTTTCTGGCAAATGATTTTTGTTTTAATGTACCCTGTATAATAAGCTCCCTCCATTTTGACTTGTGGGGGGAGGGGTAGCGTACATTATACATGAAGAGTTTAGCAGATTATGTAGATTAAGAATCGGAGACCAGACATCAAATATCCCTTGCAATATatgacaaaacaatttcaattcttCAGGATTTAATTCTTCACTCCATGAAGGAAATCACACACATGAACTGCTCAActttgtgctgaacagtttgaattcCAACACTGGTTTTGAGGTAGAGCAAACTATAGATAATATCTTCATTCGCTGCATTTTTGTGATATGAAAACATTTACTGCCTCCTTAACCACCCTGAAGAAAGACTAGGCATCCAAACTGCTTAGCCTGACGACACActggtacaggtacaacgtccagaatccggctgtccgaaaaccagaattgtctgaaaaccggacatttttgaggcagccaagatggcgacatcgggcggcaagagacgaggaaaccggtaaaaacccATAAAAGACACAGCACCAGTGGAGCCGCGGGCGGCGAGGATGGGCGGGAATCGGCAGAGAATCAgcgaggagcagaggatcggcggagaatcggcgaggagcggacgaTCGGCGGAAAATCATAGGAGAATCGGCGGGGAGTGGACGATCGGCGGGGAGTGGACGATCGGCGGGGAGCGGACGATCGGCGAGGAGTGGACGATCGGCGAGGAGTGGACGATCGGCGGGGAACGGACGATCGGCGAGGAGTGGACGATCGGCGGGGAGTGGACGATCGGCGAGGAGTGGACGATCGGCGGGGAGCGGGGAATGGACAATCGGCAGGGAGCGGGGAGTGGACGATCGGCAGGGAGCGGGGAGTGGACAATCGGCAGGGAGCGGGGAGTGGACGATcggcggggagcggggagtggacgatcggcggggagcggggagtggaCAATCGGCAGGGAGCGGGGAGTGGACGATCGGCGGGGAGCGGACGATCGGCGGGGAGTGGACGATCGGCGGGGAGTGGACGATCGGCGGGGAGTGGACTATCGGCGAGGAGCGGGGAGTGGACAATCGGTAGGGAGCGGGGAGTGGACGATCGGCGGGGAGTGGACTATcggcggggagcggggagtggacgatcggcggggagcggggagtggacgattggcggggagcggggagtggacgatcggcggggagcggggagtggaCGATCGGCGGGGAGTGGACTATcggcggggagcggggagtggaCAATCGGCAGGGAGCGGGGAGTGGACGATCGGCGGGGAGCGGACGATCGGCGGGGAGTGGACGATCGGCGGGGAGCAGGGAGTGGACGATCGGCAGGGAGTGGACGATCGGCGGGGAGCAGGGAGTGGACGATCGGCGGGGAGCGGACGATCGGCGGGGAGCGGACGATCGGCGGGGAGCGGACGATCGGCGGGGAGTGGACGATcggcggggagcggggagtggaCGATCGGCGGGGAGCAGGGAGTGGACGATCGGCAGGGAGCGGATGATCGGCGGGGAGTGGACGATCGGCGGGGAGTGGACGATCGGCGGGGAGCAGGGAGTGGACGATCGGCAGGGAGTGGACGatcggcggggagcggggagcggacgATCGGCGGGGAGCGGACGATCGGCGGGGAGTGGACGATCGGCGGGGAGTGGACGATCGGCGGGGAGCAGGGAGTGGACGATCGGCAGGGAGTGGACGATcggcggggagcggggagtggaCGATCGGCGGGGAGCGGACGATCGGCGGGGAGTGGACGATCGGCAGGGAGCGGGGAGTGGACGATCAGCGGGGAGCGGACGATCGGCGGGGAATGGACGATCGGCGGGGAGTGGACGATCGGCAGGGAGTGGACGATCGGCGGGGAGTGGACGATCGGCAGGGAGCGGGGAGTGGACGATCAGCGGGGAGCGGACGATCGGCGGGGAATGGACGATCGGCGGGGAGTGGACGATcggcggggagcggggagtggacgatcggcggggagcggggagtggaCGATCGGCGGGGAGTGGACGATCGGCGGGGAGTGGACGATCGGCGGGGAATGGACGATCGGCGGGGAATGGACGATCGGCGGGGAGTGGACGATcggcggggagcggggagtggaCGATCGGCAGGGAGCGGGGAGTGGACAATCGGCGGGGAGTGGGGAGTGAACGATCGACGGGGAGCGGGGAGTGGACAATCGGCAGGGAGCGGGGAGCGGACGATCGGCGGGGAGTGGACGATCGTCGGAGTGGACGATCGGTGGGGAGTGGACAATcggcggggagcggggagtggaCGATCGGCGGGAAGTGGACGATCGGCAGGGAGTGAACGATCGGCGGGGAGTGGACGATCGTCGGAGTGGACGATCGGTGGGGAGTGGACGATCGTCGGAGTGGACGATCGGTGGGGAGTGGACAATcggcggggagcggggagtggaCGATCGGCGGGAAGTGGACGATCGGCAGGGAGTGAACGATCGGCGGGGAGTGGACGATCGTCGGAGTGGACGATCGGTGGGGAGTGGACAATcggcggggagcggggagtggacgatcggcggggagcggacgatcggcggggagcggggagtggacgatcggcggggagcggacgatcggcggggagcggggagtggaCGGTCGGCGGGGAGCGGACGATCGGCGGGGAGTGGACGATCggcggggagcggggagaggacgatcggcggggagaggacgatcggcggggagcggggagtggacgatcggcggggagcggggagtggacgatcggcggggagcggggagcggacgATCGGCGGGGAGTGGACGATCGGCGGGGAATGGACGATCGGCGGGGAATGGACGATCGGCGGGGAGCGGACGatcggcggggagcggggagcggacgatcggcggggagcggggagtggacgatcggcggggagcggggagtggacgatcggcggggagcggggagcggacgatcggcggggagcggacgatcggcggggagcggggagaggacgatcggcggggagcggggagtggacgatcggcggggagcggggagcggacgatcggcggggagcggacgatcggcggggagcggggaatggacgatcggcggggagcggggagtggacgatcggcggggagcggggagcggacgatcggcggggaacggacgatcggcggggagcggacgatcggcggggagcggacgatcggcggggagcggacgatcggcggggagcggggagtggacgatcggcggggagtggacgatcggcggggagcggacgatcggcggggagcggacgatcggcggggagcggacgatcggcggggagcggggagtggacgatcggcggggagcggacgatcggcggggagcggggagtggacgatcgacggggagcggggagcggacgatcggcggggagcggacgatcggcggggaggggacgatcggcggggagcggggagcggacgatcggcggggagcggacgatcggcggggagcggggagtggaCGATCGACGGGGAGCGGACGATcggcggggagcggggagtggacgatcggcggggagcggggagtggacgatcggcggggagcggggagcggacgatcggcggggagcggacgatcggcggggagcggggagtggacgatcggcggggagcggggagtggacgatcggcggggagcggggagtggacgatcggcggggagcggacgatcggcggggagcggggagtggacgatcgacggggagcggggagcggacgATCGGCGGGGAGCGGGGAATGGACGATCGGCGGGGAGGGGACGATCGTCGGGGAGCGGGGAGTGGACGATCGGCGGGGAGTGGACGATCGGCGGGGAGCGGACGATcggcggggagcggggagtggacgatcgacggggagcggggagcggacgatcggcggggagcggacgatcggcggggaggggacgatcggcggggagcggggagtggacgatcgacggggagcggggagcggacgatcggcggggagcggggagtggacgatcgacggggagcggggagcggacgatcggcggggagcggggagtggacgatcgacggggagtggacgatcggcggggagcggggagtggacgatcggcggggagcggacgatcggcggggagcggggagtggacgatcgacggggagcggggagcggacgatcggcggggagcggacgatcggcggggaggggacgatcggcggggagcggggagtggacgatcggcggggagtggacgatcggcggggagcggggagtggacgatcggcggggagcggacgatcggcggggagcggggagtggacgatcgacggggagcggggagtggacgatcggcggggagcggggagtggacgatcggcggggagcggggagcACCAATAGCGAGGTCCGAAATCGGGCAAAATCTGAAAACCGGCACAGTATTGATGttgccggatttcggacaagaacaTCAATATGTCTGAAATCTGGCAAAATCCAAAAACCAGCaaggtctcggtcccgaggttggcgGATTTCAGATGTTGTATATACTGCATCATATAGCATTCCAAAAACCATCTTTGGTGACATTCCATTAAATGGTCTCAGCCACAGACACTTCCTGTGAAACAAGATCAAAAAAGAGAGGAGGTAGGCACTAACAGCATTTCCATTTTTGTGACTACAACTGCATAAGAGTAGATTTCATCTGTTTCACAGTGATAATTTCATTTTTACGGAACATCTGCAGGGTATTGTGTGTAGCTGGTGCATGAAAAGACATTCTGAAATAAACCTTTACCACAGTAAGATCATCACTTGCTTCCTGTAACTGGAATTATCAGACTGGTCAGAGTGTGATAAGTGGTAGAAAGGGTGGAGAGATATCGATGCACCACTTATTCCATTCTGATGGGGAGCTGGAAGTGAGCAAAACTCCCGAGAGCATTTATCAGTTCCTTCACAAATAGCGATACTAGGACTACCTGAAATATAACTGGCAGTTGGGAATTTCATTTCTCAGCTACTTTTAAAGTGAATGATACTGCAAGATTCAAAATTAAGAAGCCACCTTTCTTTCAAGCAGCAAACATGCTGGCTGATATGTGAAGGCAAGAAAGTCTTGGCATAAAGAACAATACAGATAGAGGAAGGAAACCTGGGGCTAATTAAAGCTGCAACAATCTAGTCGAGCAAGATAATGGCTTTGTGGTGGAAGGCAGACCAAGAAAAACCTTTGAATTTCAGAATAGGCCAGTTTAGTTTGAACTCTCGAATACCAAGGTAGATTTAGTAAACCTCCATGTGGGGAAAGGCTGTTGCACTCTTAAAATAAACAGATGGTTTGAGGATTTTTACAGAAACCCAGCAAAACAAAACAATATGCTCCATTTATAGTTACTATTATCCTACGACAACATCCATTACTCAGTACATGATGTTAACAAATTTCAACTTGTGAAGCTTATGCATCTTGCTCAGATGGCCGAGCAGCTTAAACTACTTTAGCCCTTAAAGACAGCAGGCTGGCATTTGTTTGTTACTACAGCAAATCATTTAGGTGATATTCAACATCCATTCATAAGATTACACGGTATGGCTTACTCAGTGGTGCTAATGCCCCACCTCTCCCTAAACAGTGCTTCTTAGGAGACCTGCAGTTTCacgactgtcatcatcatcatcatcataggcggtccctcgaacgaggatgacttgcttccacatgagttcacagatgtttcaatgaaggacccgatgttccagtccggaactccaattgaagagtggaagatgtctgtgcgtggattttttttttttaacgtgtggtgaccgttgcacatcagccaccacacgggcttgacagagctaggcctttatccagtagtaagggttaaccaggacgactggcgacctgttctgctgcacagacctagagtgcacacatatcgtagtgtgggctggcctgtgctgcccctgggccctcggctcttctaggccccgtaccctcatttgccgcaactccgccacgatctctcgtcgctcctccgccacaaaacactcgccgcatcttcgccacgatcacccaccgcacctccacaccaaacattcgtcgAACCTcctccacgatcacccaccaaatctcagccacatccctttccgctcctctgctttaccagagcCCCGCCGATGCTCCCACCCACGCTCCTTGgtgctgatgacgtcacccagctcGAAGccggacacaattacggacttacaccaaagaaatcattccggtgctaggcagtgcaatgttggctgtcacatacaatgggttagtgaatcggctaacactctggattgtcccgggcaatggtcccgcactgttggggaggagctggttagccgaggtgaactggaaatggggggatgttcacgcaatgtcctcggtggagcgaagttcgtgctcacaagtccaacaacaattcgattcactattccaacctggcgtcgggactttcaaaggcaccccggatgccaggccagtgcaccacaaaggcagagcggtgccatatgtgatgcgggaaaagaccgagagcgaattggaccggctgttgagagagggtatcatctcgcctgttgaattcagtgactgggcgagccccatcattcccgtcctaaaatcggatggctctgtcaggatctgtggggactacaaggcctccatcaatcgggtgtccctacaagatcaatacccgctcccgagagcagaggacctcttcgccacgctggtaggcagcaagctgttcaccaagttagacctcacttcagcatatatgacccaggaactggccgatgaatctaaactactgaccaccatcaccacgcaaaagggactgttcatttataacaggtgcccatttggcattcaatcagcagccgtaatttttcaatgaaacatggaaagcctgcttaaatccattcctggaacgatcgtattccaggacgacatcctcatcacgggccgagacaccgaggaacacctccacaacctggaggaggtgctacgccaactgaaccaggtaggcctgcgactcaagaaatctaaatgtgtgttcttagctcctgaggttgaatttctgggcaggagggctgctgcagatgggattcggcccaccgagtcCAAAAAagaagcgattcgac is from Pristiophorus japonicus isolate sPriJap1 chromosome 6, sPriJap1.hap1, whole genome shotgun sequence and encodes:
- the LOC139266255 gene encoding uncharacterized protein; its protein translation is MGGNRQRISEEQRIGGESARSGRSAENHRRIGGEWTIGGEWTIGGERTIGEEWTIGEEWTIGGERTIGEEWTIGGEWTIGEEWTIGGERGMDNRQGAGSGRSAGSGEWTIGRERGVDDRRGAGSGRSAGSGEWTIGRERGVDDRRGADDRRGVDDRRGVDDRRGVDYRRGAGSGQSVGSGEWTIGGEWTIGGERGVDDRRGAGSGRLAGSGEWTIGGERGVDDRRGVDYRRGAGSGQSAGSGEWTIGGERTIGGEWTIGGEQGVDDRQGVDDRRGAGSGRSAGSGRSAGSGRSAGSGRSAGSGRSAGSGEWTIGGEQGVDDRQGADDRRGVDDRRGVDDRRGAGSGRSAGSGRSAGSGERTIGGERTIGGEWTIGGEWTIGGEQGVDDRQGVDDRRGAGSGRSAGSGRSAGSGRSAGSGEWTISGERTIGGEWTIGGEWTIGREWTIGGEWTIGRERGVDDQRGADDRRGMDDRRGVDDRRGAGSGRSAGSGEWTIGGEWTIGGEWTIGGEWTIGGEWTIGGEWTIGGERGVDDRQGAGSGQSAGSGE